The Parafrankia discariae genome has a window encoding:
- a CDS encoding transposase, with amino-acid sequence QPDLRRFLRRRRIAGRIARRGVESTERLGRHRWKIERTIAWLDGYRRLTVRYERNGRNFLGFLCLAAAITCWKKLPHPT; translated from the coding sequence CCAGCCGGATCTGCGTCGCTTCCTGCGCCGGCGCCGTATCGCCGGGCGTATCGCCCGACGCGGGGTGGAGAGCACCGAACGCCTCGGCCGGCACCGGTGGAAGATCGAAAGGACTATCGCGTGGCTTGACGGCTACCGCCGGCTGACCGTCCGCTACGAACGCAACGGCCGTAACTTCCTCGGGTTCCTCTGCCTGGCCGCCGCGATCACCTGCTGGAAGAAA